The sequence below is a genomic window from Camelina sativa cultivar DH55 unplaced genomic scaffold, Cs unpScaffold02288, whole genome shotgun sequence.
ACTTTCTTCGACCTTCTCTGGTTCAAGCACCATCCAGTCGAACGAGTCATCTTCTTTCGACTCACTGAAGCAACTCGCTCATTTTTCGACTCAGCCATCGTGCCAAACCTCAAAGCCTCTCTCTCCTCATCCCTCTCTCACTATCTCCCACTCGCCGGCAAACTCGTATGGGAACCACTCGATCTCAAACCGAGCATCGTCTACTCTCCAAACGACGCCGTTTCATTCACCGTCGCCGAGTCAAACGCCGATTTCTCCCGTTTAACCGGTAAGGAACCATTCTTCTCCACCGAGTTGCACCCGTTAGTCCCTGAGTTACAAAGCTCCGACGACTCGGCTTCGGTCATGTCGTTTCAAGTCACGCTGTTTCCAAACCAAGGGTTTTGCGTAGGCGTAACTGCACACCATGGCGTTTTAGATGGGAAAACGACAACCAGTTTTCTCA
It includes:
- the LOC104774291 gene encoding phenolic glucoside malonyltransferase 1-like; protein product: MDSSVNIINVERVSPSISDSSESLTLPLTFFDLLWFKHHPVERVIFFRLTEATRSFFDSAIVPNLKASLSSSLSHYLPLAGKLVWEPLDLKPSIVYSPNDAVSFTVAESNADFSRLTGKEPFFSTELHPLVPELQSSDDSASVMSFQVTLFPNQGFCVG